A region from the Kribbella shirazensis genome encodes:
- a CDS encoding ABC transporter substrate-binding protein has protein sequence MFLRPLGALVLAVGLVACGASDPDPVAGQTRVFPADNGDVTIPKTPQRVVATGYAVPALIEAGAPLVGISLFTRSEPMLSAADKATYDGLTKIAGDTAAETDYEKIALAKPDLIVIGVPQPVLKDLDLNRLEAIAPVVTIGPTVPDAWRELSRRQADAAGRAADFDQAKTAYEKRAAELKAKYAQAVAGKKFAHVGGYGQVAQGSFMREYGKSWGTNIAQDIGVEYPGQPKNPGPGSQAVSEQVSIELLPDDLRDADVITYTLEPDGSVGPAVKFVPDSPLWKSLPAVKAGRAIPVRYTQAATYESAMLTLDALDKALAPLRDAG, from the coding sequence ATGTTTCTGCGCCCGTTGGGTGCGCTCGTCCTGGCCGTCGGGCTGGTGGCGTGCGGTGCGTCGGATCCGGACCCGGTGGCCGGGCAGACCCGGGTCTTCCCGGCGGACAACGGCGACGTCACGATCCCGAAGACCCCGCAACGGGTGGTCGCCACCGGGTACGCCGTCCCCGCGCTGATCGAGGCCGGCGCGCCGCTGGTCGGGATCTCGCTGTTCACCCGGAGCGAGCCGATGCTGTCCGCGGCCGACAAGGCGACGTACGACGGGCTGACCAAGATCGCCGGCGACACCGCCGCCGAGACCGACTACGAGAAGATCGCGCTCGCGAAGCCGGACCTGATCGTCATCGGCGTACCGCAGCCCGTGCTCAAGGACCTGGACCTGAACCGGCTGGAGGCGATCGCGCCGGTGGTGACGATCGGGCCGACCGTCCCGGACGCCTGGCGGGAGCTGTCCCGGCGGCAGGCCGACGCGGCCGGGCGGGCGGCGGACTTCGACCAGGCGAAGACGGCGTACGAGAAGCGGGCCGCCGAGCTGAAGGCGAAGTACGCGCAGGCGGTGGCGGGGAAGAAGTTCGCGCACGTCGGCGGGTACGGACAGGTCGCCCAGGGCAGCTTCATGCGCGAGTACGGCAAGTCGTGGGGGACGAACATCGCGCAGGACATCGGCGTCGAGTACCCCGGTCAGCCGAAGAATCCCGGACCTGGTTCGCAGGCGGTGTCGGAGCAGGTGTCGATCGAGCTCCTGCCGGACGACCTGCGCGACGCCGACGTGATCACGTACACGCTCGAGCCCGACGGGAGCGTGGGGCCGGCGGTGAAGTTCGTGCCGGACTCGCCGCTGTGGAAGAGCCTGCCGGCGGTGAAGGCGGGGCGCGCGATCCCCGTGCGGTACACGCAGGCGGCGACGTACGAGTCGGCGATGCTGACGCTCGACGCGCTGGACAAGGCGCTCGCGCCGCTGCGGGACGCGGGGTGA
- a CDS encoding helix-turn-helix domain-containing protein, with protein MSLVTARGTDPDSCDEFGYGLGTPGGVLVLRYVAASALEFGGSRQDWLNQLYWSPDGLMSVSYGGCTEFVGSGEAVWVQRAVSHSVQAKPASVGPTRHTVYRLCLREDPPGLAGLRIGTAHVPAEVGDAIRGLAVRGLPEAAGLELRAQVMRGLERPLRDLTDTAGAGTGFALRVARALTQDPADPTTLDEWAVRLHVSAKTLQRDFQRQFGQPFTTWRASLRLRASLILLDAYPVSEVAHRVGYSSASAYIAAFRRTFGRTPGQVGD; from the coding sequence TTGAGCCTGGTCACCGCGCGTGGCACGGATCCGGACAGTTGCGACGAGTTCGGGTACGGACTCGGTACGCCGGGCGGGGTCCTCGTCCTGCGGTACGTCGCCGCGAGCGCGCTCGAGTTCGGCGGGAGCCGCCAGGACTGGCTGAACCAGTTGTACTGGTCGCCGGACGGCCTGATGTCGGTCTCGTACGGAGGGTGTACCGAGTTCGTCGGCTCCGGCGAAGCGGTCTGGGTGCAGCGAGCGGTCAGTCACTCCGTGCAGGCAAAACCCGCCTCGGTCGGGCCGACACGCCACACGGTCTACCGGTTGTGTCTGCGTGAGGATCCGCCCGGGCTGGCCGGGCTCCGGATCGGGACCGCTCACGTGCCGGCCGAGGTCGGCGACGCGATCCGCGGCCTCGCGGTCCGCGGGCTGCCCGAGGCCGCCGGGTTGGAGCTGCGCGCACAAGTGATGCGCGGTCTCGAACGACCGCTACGGGATCTCACCGACACGGCGGGCGCCGGGACCGGGTTCGCGCTGCGGGTCGCGCGGGCGCTGACCCAGGACCCGGCCGATCCGACCACGCTGGACGAGTGGGCGGTCCGGCTGCACGTGAGCGCGAAGACGCTGCAACGGGACTTCCAGCGGCAGTTCGGTCAGCCGTTCACCACCTGGCGCGCGAGCCTGCGACTGCGGGCGTCGCTGATCCTGCTCGACGCCTACCCGGTGTCGGAGGTCGCCCATCGGGTCGGTTACTCGAGCGCGTCGGCGTACATCGCGGCGTTCCGCCGTACCTTCGGCCGAACGCCGGGCCAGGTCGGCGACTGA
- a CDS encoding siderophore-interacting protein: protein MNRDNARERVEEHHRAGAGVTRIGYPIGIRTAVVGSTTYLTPHMLRVTLTGEGLAGFHSYHCDDHVKIVFPDPDGTHRIPVANDRQMLDWPRPLPPTRSYTVRRYDGTRLELDFVVHNGGLASPWAEALRPGDEVAIAGPPGGRAFPYTHAHYVFAVDPTGLPAAARWLDEAPSHLPADVVVEIDHPDESGYPLAERPGVKIHWVPRGTLADEVLSLTVPPDTFLFAAGEADSLRPLRTWPKSHATIQGYWKQGEADHEDH, encoded by the coding sequence GTGAACCGGGACAACGCCCGGGAGCGGGTCGAGGAGCACCACCGGGCCGGTGCCGGGGTGACGCGGATCGGGTACCCGATCGGGATTCGTACGGCGGTCGTCGGGAGTACGACGTACCTGACGCCGCACATGCTGCGGGTGACGCTGACCGGGGAGGGGTTGGCCGGCTTCCACTCGTACCACTGCGACGACCACGTGAAGATCGTGTTCCCGGACCCGGACGGCACGCACCGGATCCCGGTGGCCAACGACCGCCAGATGCTCGACTGGCCGCGGCCGCTCCCGCCGACGCGCAGTTACACGGTCCGGCGGTACGACGGGACGCGCCTGGAACTGGACTTCGTCGTCCACAACGGCGGCCTCGCCTCGCCGTGGGCCGAGGCGCTGCGCCCGGGCGACGAGGTCGCGATCGCCGGCCCGCCTGGTGGACGGGCGTTCCCGTACACGCACGCCCACTACGTCTTCGCCGTGGACCCCACCGGCCTGCCGGCCGCCGCCCGCTGGCTCGACGAGGCCCCGTCCCACCTGCCCGCCGACGTCGTGGTCGAGATCGACCACCCCGACGAGTCCGGCTACCCGCTCGCGGAACGCCCCGGCGTGAAGATCCACTGGGTCCCCCGCGGAACCCTCGCCGACGAGGTTCTCTCCCTCACCGTCCCGCCCGACACCTTCCTCTTCGCCGCCGGCGAGGCCGACAGCCTCCGCCCGCTCCGCACCTGGCCCAAGTCCCACGCCACCATCCAGGGCTACTGGAAACAAGGCGAAGCCGACCACGAAGACCACTGA
- a CDS encoding DUF1932 domain-containing protein yields the protein MRIAVFHPGAMGSKLAGQLVAAGHEVHWVPDGRSEASRARADEAGLIGTPFAEAVARADVVLCSCAPQGAVDIAQQVGREGFTGVYVEANPLSPASLRAAQSAVPEATFVDAGVVGPPPTGGPSPTHLMLSGTAADQVATLWAGTAVTPMVVGAEPGAASAAKSSYALYNKGKAALAVLAFQLAEKHGVTDALVAQQTRADGGSLKDPALPEELRGVAWRWGPEFDELAETLDAAGLEGDAARALRQVWTKLS from the coding sequence ATGCGAATCGCTGTCTTCCACCCTGGTGCGATGGGCTCGAAGCTGGCCGGGCAGCTGGTTGCGGCCGGGCACGAGGTGCACTGGGTGCCGGACGGCCGCAGCGAGGCCAGCCGGGCACGCGCCGACGAGGCCGGCCTGATCGGTACGCCGTTCGCCGAGGCGGTCGCCCGGGCCGATGTCGTCCTCTGCTCGTGCGCACCGCAAGGTGCCGTGGACATCGCCCAGCAGGTCGGCCGCGAGGGCTTCACCGGCGTCTACGTCGAGGCGAACCCGCTGTCCCCGGCCTCGCTGCGTGCGGCGCAATCCGCCGTACCGGAGGCGACGTTCGTGGACGCCGGTGTGGTCGGTCCGCCACCGACCGGTGGACCGAGTCCCACGCACCTGATGCTGTCCGGTACGGCGGCCGACCAGGTCGCCACGTTGTGGGCCGGGACGGCGGTCACGCCCATGGTGGTCGGCGCCGAACCGGGTGCGGCCAGTGCGGCGAAATCGTCGTACGCCCTCTACAACAAGGGCAAGGCGGCGCTGGCGGTGCTCGCGTTCCAATTGGCCGAGAAGCACGGCGTCACCGACGCGCTCGTCGCCCAGCAGACCCGTGCGGACGGCGGCTCGCTGAAGGACCCGGCGTTGCCGGAGGAACTCCGCGGCGTCGCGTGGCGGTGGGGTCCGGAGTTCGACGAGCTCGCCGAGACCCTGGACGCCGCGGGCCTCGAAGGCGACGCGGCCCGGGCGCTGCGCCAGGTCTGGACCAAGCTCAGCTGA
- a CDS encoding response regulator yields MRVVIGEDSALFREGLARLLADAGHEIAGLAADATSLLAVVTETRPDLAVIDVRMPPDGTDDGARAARRLRVLHPGLGIVLLSQHIETRHSVELVATGRFGYLLKDRVLAVDEFLEALDRVAAGGSALDPEVVGRLIGRRQADDRLAPLTPREREVLGLMAEGFTNVGIGRRLFLTERTVETHVGSILAKLGLLTNDEQHRRVLAVLAYLGGH; encoded by the coding sequence GTGCGAGTCGTGATCGGCGAGGACTCGGCGTTGTTCCGGGAAGGGCTGGCACGCCTGCTCGCCGACGCCGGGCACGAGATCGCCGGCCTGGCCGCGGACGCCACGAGCCTGCTGGCCGTGGTCACGGAAACCCGGCCGGACCTGGCGGTGATCGACGTCCGGATGCCTCCCGACGGGACCGACGACGGCGCGCGAGCCGCCCGCCGGCTCCGGGTACTGCATCCCGGCCTCGGGATCGTGCTGCTGTCCCAGCACATCGAGACCCGGCATTCGGTCGAGCTGGTCGCGACCGGTCGCTTCGGCTACCTGCTCAAGGACCGGGTGCTGGCGGTCGACGAGTTCCTGGAGGCCCTGGACCGGGTCGCGGCCGGCGGGTCGGCGCTCGATCCCGAGGTGGTCGGCCGCCTGATCGGACGGCGGCAGGCCGACGACCGCCTCGCGCCGCTGACGCCGCGAGAGCGCGAGGTCCTCGGGCTGATGGCGGAGGGGTTCACCAACGTCGGCATCGGGCGGCGGTTGTTCCTGACCGAGCGGACCGTGGAGACCCACGTCGGGAGCATCCTGGCGAAGCTCGGTCTGCTCACGAACGACGAGCAGCACCGCCGGGTGCTGGCCGTCCTGGCCTATCTCGGCGGGCACTAG
- a CDS encoding sensor histidine kinase — translation MRWPRWVALGTFLLALTLVAGSSWLLVSYRTGAHTLRNFIGLAVIGSTIAALGLAVARRQPANPVGPILGWIGVIAVFLTARDVYYNAVVHDPGRLPLGNRTVAWLEESGWWLLIAVALLLLYFPTGQLVSRRWRLIPPALLVLGAGQQAFGAFASEPFLSPLQDLPRPYAPLPGALRVVSELVFFGLLALCLAAVVPVVMRYRGSTGTVRAQLKWLLLAGVAALLYPLVCLAEILVAGQSGIVATVVGVLTLAALPAAVAVAMLRHDLYDVDRVLADTVSYSIVMVVLLGTYAVAAVSLGLVLGRDSAVVAAAATAVCALILAPLRSRLQRVVDRRLYPPRRAALLAIEDLQHRIHTEQAQPEDLESALRTALRDPGLRVGLLIPGASGFVDAAGTPIAGPRLVPVLLGGEQIGVLASGLTSPAVLKVVAAAASSLVEVTRLRAELAGALREVEASRARLVQAGDAERRRLERDLHDGAQQRLVSLGMAMRLAQRHLDDGTVDVNGLLDQGVAELATAVAELRQIAHGLRPASLDDGLYAALSAITQSLPIPVRLQIPSDLPEELATTAYFVAAEAVTNAAKYANATSIVVRVARSADEMRIRIEDDGCGGAAPRPGSGLSGLLDRVAAVGGALELRSPAGRGTTVEAVVPCES, via the coding sequence ATGCGGTGGCCGCGGTGGGTCGCGCTCGGCACCTTCCTGCTGGCTCTGACGCTCGTAGCAGGGAGTTCCTGGCTGCTGGTCTCGTACCGCACCGGCGCGCACACGCTGCGGAACTTCATCGGGCTGGCAGTGATCGGATCCACGATCGCGGCGCTCGGCCTCGCGGTAGCGCGCAGGCAGCCGGCCAACCCGGTCGGACCGATCCTCGGCTGGATCGGCGTGATCGCAGTGTTTCTGACCGCACGGGACGTCTACTACAACGCCGTGGTTCACGATCCTGGCCGGTTGCCGCTGGGCAACCGGACGGTCGCCTGGCTCGAGGAGAGCGGCTGGTGGCTGCTGATCGCGGTCGCCTTGCTCCTGCTCTACTTCCCGACCGGGCAGCTGGTGAGTCGCCGATGGCGACTGATCCCCCCGGCCTTGCTGGTGCTCGGTGCTGGACAGCAGGCCTTCGGTGCGTTCGCCTCGGAGCCCTTCCTGTCGCCTCTCCAGGACCTGCCGCGGCCCTACGCGCCGCTGCCCGGAGCGCTTCGAGTGGTGAGCGAGCTCGTGTTCTTCGGCCTCCTGGCGCTGTGCCTGGCGGCCGTCGTTCCGGTGGTGATGCGATACCGCGGCTCGACCGGCACGGTCCGCGCTCAGCTGAAGTGGCTGCTGCTGGCCGGCGTCGCCGCCCTGTTGTACCCGCTCGTCTGCCTGGCCGAAATCCTCGTCGCGGGCCAGAGCGGCATCGTGGCGACCGTCGTCGGAGTCCTCACCCTGGCAGCTCTCCCGGCAGCTGTCGCGGTGGCCATGCTCCGGCACGATCTGTACGACGTCGACCGGGTGCTGGCCGACACGGTCAGCTACAGCATCGTGATGGTCGTCCTGCTGGGCACGTACGCCGTCGCGGCCGTCTCCCTCGGACTCGTCCTGGGCCGCGACTCGGCCGTGGTCGCGGCCGCCGCGACGGCCGTGTGCGCGCTGATCCTCGCACCGCTACGGTCCCGGCTGCAGCGCGTGGTCGATCGGCGGCTCTATCCGCCGCGGCGTGCCGCTCTGCTCGCGATCGAGGACCTGCAGCACCGGATCCACACCGAGCAGGCGCAGCCCGAGGACCTCGAGTCCGCGCTGCGCACCGCACTCCGCGATCCAGGTCTTCGCGTCGGCCTGCTGATCCCGGGAGCGTCCGGCTTCGTCGACGCCGCCGGTACGCCGATCGCCGGGCCGCGGCTGGTCCCGGTGCTGCTGGGTGGCGAGCAGATCGGCGTACTGGCGTCCGGCCTGACGTCTCCCGCCGTACTGAAGGTCGTGGCCGCCGCGGCATCCAGCCTGGTCGAGGTGACTCGGCTGCGGGCGGAACTGGCCGGCGCGCTGCGGGAGGTGGAGGCGAGCCGCGCGCGACTGGTACAGGCCGGTGACGCCGAGCGGCGGCGGCTGGAGCGGGACCTGCACGACGGCGCCCAGCAGCGGCTGGTCTCGCTGGGGATGGCGATGCGGCTTGCCCAGCGGCATCTCGACGACGGGACGGTCGACGTGAACGGGCTGCTGGACCAGGGCGTCGCCGAACTCGCCACCGCGGTCGCCGAACTGCGGCAGATCGCCCACGGGCTGCGCCCGGCAAGCCTCGACGACGGCCTGTACGCCGCGTTGAGTGCGATCACCCAGTCACTGCCGATCCCGGTGCGGTTGCAGATTCCGTCCGACCTGCCCGAGGAACTCGCGACGACGGCGTACTTCGTGGCGGCCGAGGCGGTGACGAACGCGGCGAAGTACGCGAACGCGACGTCGATCGTCGTCCGGGTCGCGCGATCGGCCGACGAAATGCGGATCCGGATCGAGGACGACGGATGCGGGGGAGCGGCGCCACGTCCGGGGTCGGGCCTGAGCGGCCTGCTCGATCGGGTCGCGGCGGTCGGTGGCGCGCTGGAACTGCGGAGCCCGGCCGGCCGGGGGACGACGGTGGAGGCGGTGGTGCCGTGCGAGTCGTGA
- a CDS encoding ribose-phosphate diphosphokinase produces MSGMKRTTEKNLMVFSGRAHPGLAEEVAEELGSGLVPTQAYDFANGEIYVRFEESVRGSDAFVIQSHTSPINEWIMEQLIMVDALKRASAKRITVVLPFYGYARQDKKHRGREPISARLMADLFKTAGANRLICVDLHTSQIQGFFDGPVDHLMALPILSEYVANKYGDQQLAVVSPDAGRIKVAEQWSARLGGAPLAFIHKTRDIDRPNETVANRVVGEVKGRVCILVDDMIDTAGTITKAADALVNEGAADVVIAATHAILSGPAVDRLKNCQASEVIVTNTLPIAEERRFDKLTELSIAPLISRAIREVFEDGSVTSLFDGRA; encoded by the coding sequence ATGAGCGGGATGAAACGAACCACCGAGAAGAACCTGATGGTTTTCTCCGGCCGGGCGCATCCCGGTCTCGCCGAGGAGGTGGCCGAGGAACTCGGCTCGGGCCTGGTCCCGACCCAGGCGTACGACTTCGCGAACGGTGAGATCTACGTCCGGTTCGAGGAGTCGGTCCGGGGCAGCGACGCCTTCGTGATCCAGAGCCACACCTCGCCGATCAACGAGTGGATCATGGAGCAGCTGATCATGGTCGACGCGCTGAAGCGGGCGTCGGCCAAGCGGATCACCGTCGTGCTCCCGTTCTACGGTTACGCGCGGCAGGACAAGAAGCACCGCGGCCGGGAGCCGATCTCGGCCCGGCTGATGGCCGACCTGTTCAAGACCGCGGGCGCCAACCGGCTGATCTGCGTGGACCTGCACACCTCGCAGATCCAGGGCTTCTTCGACGGCCCGGTGGACCACCTGATGGCGTTGCCGATCCTCAGCGAGTACGTCGCGAACAAATACGGCGACCAGCAGCTGGCCGTGGTCTCGCCGGACGCCGGCCGGATCAAGGTGGCCGAGCAGTGGTCGGCCCGCCTCGGCGGCGCGCCGCTGGCGTTCATCCACAAGACCCGCGACATCGACCGGCCGAACGAGACCGTCGCGAACCGGGTCGTCGGTGAGGTCAAGGGCCGGGTCTGCATCCTCGTCGACGACATGATCGACACCGCGGGCACCATCACCAAGGCCGCCGACGCGCTGGTCAACGAGGGCGCCGCGGACGTGGTGATCGCGGCCACGCACGCGATCCTGTCGGGCCCGGCCGTGGACCGGCTGAAGAACTGCCAGGCCAGCGAGGTGATCGTCACCAACACGCTGCCGATCGCCGAGGAGCGCCGGTTCGACAAGCTCACCGAGCTGTCGATCGCGCCGCTGATCAGCCGCGCGATCCGCGAGGTCTTCGAGGACGGCTCGGTCACCAGCCTCTTCGACGGCCGCGCCTAG
- the glmU gene encoding bifunctional UDP-N-acetylglucosamine diphosphorylase/glucosamine-1-phosphate N-acetyltransferase GlmU: protein MTSHRPAAVVIMAAGLGTRMKSATPKVLHEIGGRSLVGHAVVTARALSPEHLVVVVGNGRELVEEHLKAVDPEARTAVQEQQLGTGDAVRAGLTAVPADFDGSVIVTSGDVPLLEAETLHDLIAEHDKHGNAVTVLTARVPDPTGYGRIVQGEDGTVAAIVEHKDATAEQRAIDEINAGIYVFDAATLRDGLSRLTTDNAQGELYLTDVLGIARTDGKRVGSYIIDDAMQTEGVNDRVQLATLRAELNRRTLIKHMRAGVTIVDPNTTWVDQTVELARDVTLLPNTQLHGATTVGSGTTIGPDTTLTDLEIGENATIIRTHGSLAVVGDGANVGPFAYLRPGTRLGVKGKIGTFVETKNTSIGDGAKVPHLTYAGDATIGEGANIGAGTIFANYDGVAKHPTHVGKHSFIGSNSVIVAPRTIADGAYLAAGTALTEDVGPGEIAVARGRQRNIKGWVARKRPGTKTAAAAEAALDNQPKDQPDARPDEQQA, encoded by the coding sequence GTGACTTCCCATCGTCCCGCGGCGGTCGTGATCATGGCCGCCGGTCTGGGAACCCGGATGAAATCGGCGACCCCGAAGGTGCTGCACGAGATCGGCGGGCGCAGTCTCGTCGGTCACGCCGTCGTCACTGCCCGGGCCCTGAGCCCCGAGCACCTGGTGGTCGTGGTCGGCAACGGCCGTGAGCTGGTCGAGGAGCACCTGAAGGCCGTCGACCCCGAGGCCCGCACCGCCGTCCAGGAGCAGCAGCTCGGTACCGGCGATGCCGTCCGCGCCGGGCTGACCGCCGTACCGGCCGATTTCGACGGCTCGGTGATCGTCACGTCCGGTGACGTCCCGCTGCTCGAGGCGGAGACGCTGCACGACCTGATCGCCGAGCACGACAAGCACGGCAACGCGGTCACCGTGCTGACCGCCCGGGTCCCGGACCCGACCGGGTACGGCCGGATCGTCCAGGGCGAGGACGGCACGGTCGCCGCGATCGTCGAGCACAAGGACGCCACCGCGGAGCAGCGCGCGATCGACGAGATCAACGCGGGCATCTACGTCTTCGACGCGGCTACCCTGCGTGACGGTCTCAGCCGCCTGACCACCGACAACGCCCAGGGCGAGCTCTACCTGACCGACGTCCTCGGCATCGCCCGCACCGACGGCAAGCGGGTCGGCTCGTACATCATCGACGACGCGATGCAGACCGAAGGCGTCAACGACCGCGTCCAGCTCGCCACCCTCCGCGCCGAGCTGAACCGCCGCACGCTGATCAAGCACATGCGCGCCGGCGTCACGATCGTCGACCCGAACACCACCTGGGTCGACCAGACCGTCGAGCTCGCCCGCGACGTCACCCTGCTGCCGAACACCCAGTTGCACGGCGCCACCACGGTCGGCAGCGGTACGACGATCGGCCCGGACACCACGCTGACGGACCTGGAGATCGGCGAGAACGCGACGATCATCCGGACGCACGGCTCGCTCGCGGTCGTCGGCGACGGTGCGAACGTCGGCCCGTTCGCGTACCTGCGCCCGGGCACCAGGCTCGGTGTGAAGGGCAAGATCGGCACCTTCGTCGAGACCAAGAACACCTCCATCGGCGACGGCGCCAAGGTCCCGCACCTGACGTACGCCGGGGACGCCACCATCGGCGAGGGCGCGAACATCGGCGCCGGCACGATCTTCGCGAACTACGACGGCGTCGCGAAGCACCCGACCCACGTCGGCAAGCACTCGTTCATCGGCAGCAACTCGGTCATCGTCGCCCCGCGGACGATCGCGGACGGCGCGTACCTGGCGGCCGGTACGGCGCTCACCGAGGACGTCGGCCCGGGCGAGATCGCGGTCGCGCGCGGCCGGCAGCGCAACATCAAGGGCTGGGTCGCCCGCAAGCGCCCCGGCACCAAGACCGCCGCGGCGGCCGAGGCGGCGCTCGACAACCAGCCGAAGGACCAGCCGGACGCGCGGCCGGACGAGCAGCAGGCCTGA